One region of Brachyhypopomus gauderio isolate BG-103 chromosome 9, BGAUD_0.2, whole genome shotgun sequence genomic DNA includes:
- the prkg3 gene encoding cGMP-dependent protein kinase 2, protein MEAKLKELRQRLEKECQINQELQNCNRDLEKRLMEKERLLEDLQTRLGDLDGSSPRDDNDSIHEVRQSRAAVMATEPIPEEPDIPATRVKKTASERAQIIKAMGRNDFLSRLDDEQIGMMVEMLTLQDRCPGDEIIKEGTEGDSLYIVAAGELQVTQAGRHLRTLTSGDVFGELAILYNCKRTATVKAVTAIRLWCMERQTYRSIMTSKSKRKRQQLMGFLKTARTLKGLRDEQLSNIIDSMEEVKFQDNEVIVREGAEGDTFYIILKGEVLVTKKVNGQQKVIRKMVEGQHFGELALMREILRTATCTAVGPVTCFSIDKEVFEETIPIESLEIHDDSDLESVSTSEKERPDSTLKLKDLIPVLYQEGRYQSDPVTLGLGGFGRVELVTTLHHGKYYAMKKVSKKLIVEKRQSAHVLFEKRILQEIQSDFIVRLYAAFKDTRYIYMVMEFCAGGEIWTKLKEAGRFEEHTAVFVVACVVEAYAYLHKKSIMYRDLKPENLMLDAKGYVKLVDFGFAKELKRGQKTYSFCGTPEYMAPEIIKNQGHDFTADFWSLGILVYELLVGSPPFSSSEPQKIYSKILDGVIRFPPHMGEAARSLTNKLCRPRPGQRLGNTKNGIKDIRNHRWFNSINWHKLRMGQTVAPTVKLIRKGPCYINFDRFPFDKSLAEEEFSDWDRDF, encoded by the exons ATGGAGGCTAAACTGAAGGAGCTCCGGCAGAGGCTGGAGAAAGAGTGTCAGATCAACCAAGAGCTTCAGAACTGCAATCGCGACCTGG AGAAGAGACtcatggagaaagagagactctTGGAAGATCTGCAGACACGTTTGGGTGACCTGG ATGGTTCATCTCCTAGGGACGACAATGACAGCATACACGAGGTGCGTCAGAGCAGGGCAGCAGTCATGGCTACAGAGCCAATCCCAGAAGAGCCCGACATCCCAGCCACCAGGGTCAAAAAGACCGCCAG CGAGAGAGCTCAGATCATCAAGGCGATGGGAAGAAACGACTTCCTCAGTCGTCTGGACGACGAGCAGATCGGTATGATGGTGGAGATGCTCACTTTGCAGGACCGTTGCCCCGGTGATGAAATCATCAAGGAGGGCACAGAGGGAGACAGCTTGTACAttgtggcag CGGGTGAACTCCAGGTTACTCAAGCCGGGCGGCATCTGCGAACTTTGACCTCAGGAGATGTGTTTGGGGAGCTAGCGATCCTGTACAACTGCAAGCGCACGGCCACAGTCAAAG CGGTCACAGCCATCAGGTTGTGGTGTATGGAGCGTCAGACCTACAGGAGCATCATGACCAGCAAGTCCAAGAGGAAACGTCAGCAGCTGATGGGCTTCTTGAAGAC TGCTCGGACACTCAAaggcctgagggacgaacaGCTCTCCAACATCATCGACTCCATGGAAGAG GTGAAATTTCAAGACAATGAGGTTATCGTCCGAGAAGGTGCTGAGGGGGACACATTTTACATCATCCTCAAAGGAGAG gTCTTAGTTACCAAAAAGGTCAATGGTCAACAGAAGGTGATCCGTAAGATGGTGGAGGGGCAGCACTTTGGGGAGTTGGCCCTCATGCG TGAGATCTTGAGGACGGCCACCTGCACTGCTGTGGGCCCGGTTACCTGCTTCTCTATTGACAAGGA GGTGTTTGAGGAGACCATCCCTATAGAAAGCTTGGAGATACATGATGA TTCAGATCTGGAGAGCGTCAGCACGTCTGAAAAAGAGAG GCCCGACTCCACGCTAAAGCTCAAGGATCTGATCCCTGTTCTGTACCAAGAGGGCCGTTACCAGAGCGACCCTGTAACCCTGGGACTCGGGGGGTTCGGGCGTGTGGAACTG GTGACTACACTGCATCATGGGAAATACTACGCTATGAAGAAGGTGAGCAAAAAACTCATTGTGGAGAAGAGGCAGAGTGCACACGTCCTGTTTGAGAAGAGGATCCTGCAAGAGATCCAGAGTGATTTTATCGTCAG GCTCTATGCTGCCTTCAAAGACACGCGCTACATCTATATGGTTATGGAATTCTGTGCTGGGGGCGAAATCTGGACCAAACTGAAGGAAGC aggtcGCTTTGAGGAGCAcacagctgtgtttgtagtagCATGTGTGGTGGAGGCGTATGCGTATCTGCATAAGAAAAGTATCATGTACCGGGACCTGAAGCCAGAGAACCTCATGCTGGACGCTAAAGGATACGTCAAACTT GTAGATTTTGGTTTTGCTAAAGAGCTGAAGAGAGGACAGAAGACATATTCGTTCTGTGGAACTCCCGAGTACATGGCTCCTGAGATCATAAAGAACCAAGGCCATGACTTCACTGCCGACTTCTGGTCGCTGGGCATTCTGGTCTACGAGCTCCTGGTGGGCAG CCCCCCTTTCTCAAGCTCAGAGCCACAGAAGATCTACAGCAAAATTCTGGACGGTGTCATACGCTTCCCTCCACATATGGGGGAGGCTGCACGCTCTCTAACCAACAAGCTGTGCAG ACCACGTCCTGGTCAGAGGTTAGGGAACACCAAAAACGGAATCAAAGACATCCGCAATCACAG GTGGTTTAACAGTATAAACTGGCACAAACTGCGGATGGGCCAGACCGTGGCTCCAACCGTCAAGCTGATCCGGAAG GGTCCCTGCTACATAAACTTTGACCGGTTCCCATTTGATAAGAGCCTAGCAGAGGAGGAATTTTCTGACTGGGATCGGGATTTCTGA
- the LOC143522721 gene encoding phospholipase ABHD3-like isoform X4 has protein sequence MVPVLVCGDGFRAFLQKYCPVVTERFCPTPWCWGGRLQTLVRVLVKSSPAVAYRNELIRTGDGGQLSLDWVDNSDSVDYPQCPSRPTVLILPGLTGNSQQTYVLHAVRQATQHGYRCVVMNNRGFGGEELLTPLTFCAACTSDVETVVNHVKELYPQAPLLGAGVSLGGMLLLNYLARKGQEAKVIAALVMSVSWDSFESSASLEQPINKLLFNRHLTSNLCRAINRHRKMLEKVIDVDHVLKARTIREFDERFTSVMFGYNSCSDYYQDASPGYKLPRMAVPVLCLNAADDPFSPKHAFPVAIAQRLPNVALLVTSHGGHIGFLEGLYPSGAGYMDRLLGQFVRAAFEHLADLREACGIGVDATE, from the exons ATG GTacctgtgttggtgtgtggcgATGGGTTCCGGGCCTTTCTGCAGAAATACTGCCCTGTTGTGACGGAGCGCTTCTGCCCCACGCCGTGGTGCTGGGGAGGCCGTCTGCAGACGCTGGTGCGGGTGCTGGTCAAGTCCAGCCCTGCTGTCGCTTACCGCAA TGAGTTAATCAGGACGGGAGACGGGGGTCAGCTCTCGCTGGACTGGGTGGATAACTCTGACAGCGTCGACTACCCACAATGCCCTTCCCGTCCAACGGTGCTCATCCTGCCGGGCCTGACAGGAAACAGCCAGCAGACGTACGTCCTGCACGCGGTGCGACAGGCCACGCAACACGGATAcag GTGTGTGGTGATGAATAACAGGGGCTTTGGAGGAGAGGAGCTGTTG ACTCCTCTTACATTTTGTGCTGCCTGTACATCAGATGTAGAGACAGTCGTCAATCATGTGAAAGAGCTCTACCCACAAGCCCCTCTGCTTGGAGCTGGGGTGTCTCTTGGAGG AATGTTGCTGCTGAATTATCTGGCTCGTAAGGGGCAGGAGGCCAAGGTCATCGCCGCTCTCGTCATGTCTGTGAGCTGGGACTCCTTCGAATCCTCCGCCTCCCTGGAGCAGCCAATCAACAAACTGCTTTTCAATCGCCACCTCACCAGCAACCTATGCCGGGCCATTAACAG ACACAGGAAGATGCTGGAGAAGGTGATCGATGTGGACCATGTTCTCAAG GCCCGCACAATTCGTGAGTTTGACGAGCGCTTCACGTCCGTGATGTTTGGCTACAATTCTTGTTCGGACTATTACCAGGACGCAAGTCCAGGCTACAAGCTGCCCCGGATGGCTGTCCCTGTGCTCTGTCTCAACGCGGCCGACGACCCCTTCTCCCCGAAACACG cTTTCCCAGTAGCTATTGCACAGCGCCTGCCCAACGTGGCCCTGTTGGTGACGTCACATGGCGGCCACATCGGGTTCCTGGAGGGTCTGTACCCGTCCGGCGCCGGATACATGGACCGCCTGCTCGGCCAGTTCGTGCGGGCCGCGTTTGAGCACCTGGCGGACCTGAGAGAGGCGTGTGGCATCGGCGTCGACGCCACAGAGTGA
- the LOC143522721 gene encoding phospholipase ABHD3-like isoform X2, whose amino-acid sequence MLLSHLELWKVDYLSRPCTLVFGALTASLFYLWGVKGQVPVLVCGDGFRAFLQKYCPVVTERFCPTPWCWGGRLQTLVRVLVKSSPAVAYRNELIRTGDGGQLSLDWVDNSDSVDYPQCPSRPTVLILPGLTGNSQQTYVLHAVRQATQHGYRCVVMNNRGFGGEELLTPLTFCAACTSDVETVVNHVKELYPQAPLLGAGVSLGGMLLLNYLARKGQEAKVIAALVMSVSWDSFESSASLEQPINKLLFNRHLTSNLCRAINRHRKMLEKVIDVDHVLKARTIREFDERFTSVMFGYNSCSDYYQDASPGYKLPRMAVPVLCLNAADDPFSPKHAFPVAIAQRLPNVALLVTSHGGHIGFLEGLYPSGAGYMDRLLGQFVRAAFEHLADLREACGIGVDATE is encoded by the exons ATGCTGCTGTCCCATCTGGAGCTGTGGAAGGTGGACTACCTGTCCAGACCCTGCACCTTGGTCTTCGGGGCGCTCACTGCCTCACTCTTCTACCTCTGGGGTGTGAAGGGGCAG GTacctgtgttggtgtgtggcgATGGGTTCCGGGCCTTTCTGCAGAAATACTGCCCTGTTGTGACGGAGCGCTTCTGCCCCACGCCGTGGTGCTGGGGAGGCCGTCTGCAGACGCTGGTGCGGGTGCTGGTCAAGTCCAGCCCTGCTGTCGCTTACCGCAA TGAGTTAATCAGGACGGGAGACGGGGGTCAGCTCTCGCTGGACTGGGTGGATAACTCTGACAGCGTCGACTACCCACAATGCCCTTCCCGTCCAACGGTGCTCATCCTGCCGGGCCTGACAGGAAACAGCCAGCAGACGTACGTCCTGCACGCGGTGCGACAGGCCACGCAACACGGATAcag GTGTGTGGTGATGAATAACAGGGGCTTTGGAGGAGAGGAGCTGTTG ACTCCTCTTACATTTTGTGCTGCCTGTACATCAGATGTAGAGACAGTCGTCAATCATGTGAAAGAGCTCTACCCACAAGCCCCTCTGCTTGGAGCTGGGGTGTCTCTTGGAGG AATGTTGCTGCTGAATTATCTGGCTCGTAAGGGGCAGGAGGCCAAGGTCATCGCCGCTCTCGTCATGTCTGTGAGCTGGGACTCCTTCGAATCCTCCGCCTCCCTGGAGCAGCCAATCAACAAACTGCTTTTCAATCGCCACCTCACCAGCAACCTATGCCGGGCCATTAACAG ACACAGGAAGATGCTGGAGAAGGTGATCGATGTGGACCATGTTCTCAAG GCCCGCACAATTCGTGAGTTTGACGAGCGCTTCACGTCCGTGATGTTTGGCTACAATTCTTGTTCGGACTATTACCAGGACGCAAGTCCAGGCTACAAGCTGCCCCGGATGGCTGTCCCTGTGCTCTGTCTCAACGCGGCCGACGACCCCTTCTCCCCGAAACACG cTTTCCCAGTAGCTATTGCACAGCGCCTGCCCAACGTGGCCCTGTTGGTGACGTCACATGGCGGCCACATCGGGTTCCTGGAGGGTCTGTACCCGTCCGGCGCCGGATACATGGACCGCCTGCTCGGCCAGTTCGTGCGGGCCGCGTTTGAGCACCTGGCGGACCTGAGAGAGGCGTGTGGCATCGGCGTCGACGCCACAGAGTGA
- the LOC143522721 gene encoding phospholipase ABHD3-like isoform X3 — translation MYLFKVPVLVCGDGFRAFLQKYCPVVTERFCPTPWCWGGRLQTLVRVLVKSSPAVAYRNELIRTGDGGQLSLDWVDNSDSVDYPQCPSRPTVLILPGLTGNSQQTYVLHAVRQATQHGYRCVVMNNRGFGGEELLTPLTFCAACTSDVETVVNHVKELYPQAPLLGAGVSLGGMLLLNYLARKGQEAKVIAALVMSVSWDSFESSASLEQPINKLLFNRHLTSNLCRAINRHRKMLEKVIDVDHVLKARTIREFDERFTSVMFGYNSCSDYYQDASPGYKLPRMAVPVLCLNAADDPFSPKHAFPVAIAQRLPNVALLVTSHGGHIGFLEGLYPSGAGYMDRLLGQFVRAAFEHLADLREACGIGVDATE, via the exons ATGTACCTTTTTAAG GTacctgtgttggtgtgtggcgATGGGTTCCGGGCCTTTCTGCAGAAATACTGCCCTGTTGTGACGGAGCGCTTCTGCCCCACGCCGTGGTGCTGGGGAGGCCGTCTGCAGACGCTGGTGCGGGTGCTGGTCAAGTCCAGCCCTGCTGTCGCTTACCGCAA TGAGTTAATCAGGACGGGAGACGGGGGTCAGCTCTCGCTGGACTGGGTGGATAACTCTGACAGCGTCGACTACCCACAATGCCCTTCCCGTCCAACGGTGCTCATCCTGCCGGGCCTGACAGGAAACAGCCAGCAGACGTACGTCCTGCACGCGGTGCGACAGGCCACGCAACACGGATAcag GTGTGTGGTGATGAATAACAGGGGCTTTGGAGGAGAGGAGCTGTTG ACTCCTCTTACATTTTGTGCTGCCTGTACATCAGATGTAGAGACAGTCGTCAATCATGTGAAAGAGCTCTACCCACAAGCCCCTCTGCTTGGAGCTGGGGTGTCTCTTGGAGG AATGTTGCTGCTGAATTATCTGGCTCGTAAGGGGCAGGAGGCCAAGGTCATCGCCGCTCTCGTCATGTCTGTGAGCTGGGACTCCTTCGAATCCTCCGCCTCCCTGGAGCAGCCAATCAACAAACTGCTTTTCAATCGCCACCTCACCAGCAACCTATGCCGGGCCATTAACAG ACACAGGAAGATGCTGGAGAAGGTGATCGATGTGGACCATGTTCTCAAG GCCCGCACAATTCGTGAGTTTGACGAGCGCTTCACGTCCGTGATGTTTGGCTACAATTCTTGTTCGGACTATTACCAGGACGCAAGTCCAGGCTACAAGCTGCCCCGGATGGCTGTCCCTGTGCTCTGTCTCAACGCGGCCGACGACCCCTTCTCCCCGAAACACG cTTTCCCAGTAGCTATTGCACAGCGCCTGCCCAACGTGGCCCTGTTGGTGACGTCACATGGCGGCCACATCGGGTTCCTGGAGGGTCTGTACCCGTCCGGCGCCGGATACATGGACCGCCTGCTCGGCCAGTTCGTGCGGGCCGCGTTTGAGCACCTGGCGGACCTGAGAGAGGCGTGTGGCATCGGCGTCGACGCCACAGAGTGA
- the LOC143522721 gene encoding protein ABHD1-like isoform X1 codes for MLCNAMVLSLCSAVGRLVLSWLRWVTNSRLKTRTVVVLRGCEHLRPVSCCFVVDALLITASQVPVLVCGDGFRAFLQKYCPVVTERFCPTPWCWGGRLQTLVRVLVKSSPAVAYRNELIRTGDGGQLSLDWVDNSDSVDYPQCPSRPTVLILPGLTGNSQQTYVLHAVRQATQHGYRCVVMNNRGFGGEELLTPLTFCAACTSDVETVVNHVKELYPQAPLLGAGVSLGGMLLLNYLARKGQEAKVIAALVMSVSWDSFESSASLEQPINKLLFNRHLTSNLCRAINRHRKMLEKVIDVDHVLKARTIREFDERFTSVMFGYNSCSDYYQDASPGYKLPRMAVPVLCLNAADDPFSPKHAFPVAIAQRLPNVALLVTSHGGHIGFLEGLYPSGAGYMDRLLGQFVRAAFEHLADLREACGIGVDATE; via the exons ATGCTGTGTAACGCGATGGTTCTGAGTCTCTGTAGCGCTGTGGGGCGACTGGTTCTTTCATGGCTTCGCTGGGTTACTAATAGCCGCTTGAAAACCAGAACTGTCGTTGTGCTTCGTGGTTGTGAGCATTTGCGTCCTGTCTCTTGCTGTTTTGTTGTTGATGCTCTCTTGATCACCGCGTCTCAGGTacctgtgttggtgtgtggcgATGGGTTCCGGGCCTTTCTGCAGAAATACTGCCCTGTTGTGACGGAGCGCTTCTGCCCCACGCCGTGGTGCTGGGGAGGCCGTCTGCAGACGCTGGTGCGGGTGCTGGTCAAGTCCAGCCCTGCTGTCGCTTACCGCAA TGAGTTAATCAGGACGGGAGACGGGGGTCAGCTCTCGCTGGACTGGGTGGATAACTCTGACAGCGTCGACTACCCACAATGCCCTTCCCGTCCAACGGTGCTCATCCTGCCGGGCCTGACAGGAAACAGCCAGCAGACGTACGTCCTGCACGCGGTGCGACAGGCCACGCAACACGGATAcag GTGTGTGGTGATGAATAACAGGGGCTTTGGAGGAGAGGAGCTGTTG ACTCCTCTTACATTTTGTGCTGCCTGTACATCAGATGTAGAGACAGTCGTCAATCATGTGAAAGAGCTCTACCCACAAGCCCCTCTGCTTGGAGCTGGGGTGTCTCTTGGAGG AATGTTGCTGCTGAATTATCTGGCTCGTAAGGGGCAGGAGGCCAAGGTCATCGCCGCTCTCGTCATGTCTGTGAGCTGGGACTCCTTCGAATCCTCCGCCTCCCTGGAGCAGCCAATCAACAAACTGCTTTTCAATCGCCACCTCACCAGCAACCTATGCCGGGCCATTAACAG ACACAGGAAGATGCTGGAGAAGGTGATCGATGTGGACCATGTTCTCAAG GCCCGCACAATTCGTGAGTTTGACGAGCGCTTCACGTCCGTGATGTTTGGCTACAATTCTTGTTCGGACTATTACCAGGACGCAAGTCCAGGCTACAAGCTGCCCCGGATGGCTGTCCCTGTGCTCTGTCTCAACGCGGCCGACGACCCCTTCTCCCCGAAACACG cTTTCCCAGTAGCTATTGCACAGCGCCTGCCCAACGTGGCCCTGTTGGTGACGTCACATGGCGGCCACATCGGGTTCCTGGAGGGTCTGTACCCGTCCGGCGCCGGATACATGGACCGCCTGCTCGGCCAGTTCGTGCGGGCCGCGTTTGAGCACCTGGCGGACCTGAGAGAGGCGTGTGGCATCGGCGTCGACGCCACAGAGTGA